In Orenia marismortui DSM 5156, the sequence AAGAAGGAATTATTGAAGTTAAGATAAATTATCCTAAAGATAATGCTACTAGGTTAGAAAGAAAATTTGAGGAATTATTTGGCTTAAAAGAAGCGAAAATCATTGTTAATCAAGATGCTTCTGAAGAAATTTATTTTAATGAAGTAGCTAAGACTGCTGCTAAGCATGTAAGTGACAAAGTTAGTGATGGAGATGTATTAGGAGTTTCTTGGGGGAGAACTTTACGTCGGGTAACTGATTATCTAGAACCTACTAATAAAAAGGTTGATATTGTGCAATTGATAGGTAATTTAGGTTCTAATGATGTAAGTGCTAATACTATTATCCATGATTTGGCTAGAGCTTTTGGTGGAGAATATAATATGTTATCAGCACCTGCTATTGTTGATAATAAAACAATTAGAGATGCTATAATATCTGATAGAAAGATAAAAGAAATTTATGAAATGATGAATAATATAACAGTAGGTATGGTTGGAATTGGAGGCTTAAGTCCAGTATCAACCTTTATCAAATCCGGTTATTTATTAGAAGAGGATATGGAGTTGTTAAGTGAGGTTGGTGCAGTAGGTGATATATGTGCTAGATTCTTTAATATTAATGGGGAAAGGTGTAATGCTAGCTTTGATAATAGGGTGATAGGTGTTGGCTTTGAGCAACTTGCTAAGATTCCTTATTTAATTGCAGTTGTTTCTGGTTCTCAAAAAGCAGAGGCTATTTTAGGTGTGATGAGAAGCGAGTTAATAGATGTACTGATAACAGATGAAATTACTGCCTTAGCTGTCTTAGAACTGATTTAATTTTTGTTCTCTAATTATTTCGCGGTAGAAGATATTAACTTAAAGTCAAAAAAGTAAGTATGGATTTTTAATATAGTCTTCTTATTTATTATTAAAGTTCTTTATGCTATAATATTTGTAATTAAAGATAGTATTTATCAAGGAGGGAATTAGAATGAGAGTAGGAGAGGATAAGATTTTAATTGGTAGAAAGGTTGCCAAAGCAGTTGAAAGTGATCTTAGTAAAGAAGTAGAAAGATTGAAAGATGTTGATATAAAACCAGGTTTAACAGTAATTTTAGTGGGAGATAATCCTGCTTCAGAAATATATGTTTCTTATAAAGAGAAGGCATGTAGGAGGGTAGGAATCAACTCTACTATAATTAATTTGCCTAAAAATATTAGTGAAAGCGATCTTTTGACAGAAGTTCAGAAACTAAATGAGGATGATCAGGTAGATGGGATTTTAGTCCAATTACCTTTGCCAGATCATATAGATGATGAAAAGGTAATTGCTACTATTAGGCCAGATAAAGATGTAGATGGTTTCCATCCGATAAATGTAGGAAAATTAATGATTAATAATAAGGGATTGCCATCTTGTACACCACGAGGAATTATGGAAATTTTAGCTAGATATAATATTGAACTTGAGGGAAAGAATGCAGTAGTTATTGGAAGAAGTAATATTGTAGGTAAACCTATGGCAACGATGTTATTACATCAGAATGCTACAGTTACTATTTGCCATAGTAGAACTAAAAATTTAGCAGAACATACTAAAAATGCTGATATTTTAGTAGCAGCAGTAGGCAGGGAGAAGTTTGTAACTGCTGATATGGTTAAAGAAGGAGCAGTTGTAATAGATGTAGGGATGCATAGAACAGAAGAAGGGTTATGTGGTGATGTTGATTTTGAAGGAGTAAAAGATAAAGTTTCAGCAATCACTCCTGTTCCAGGAGGGGTTGGACCAATGACAATTGCTATTTTACTTAAAAATACATTGACTGCCTGCAAAGAGAGAAGGGGCTAGAATGTGGGAAGAAAATAATTTTTTAGATAGGGCATGGTCTGTTACTCAAGTTACCAATTATTTAAAAGAGGTTTTAGAGACTGATCCAAATCTAAGTAAAGTCACGGTTAAAGGAGAGATTTCTAATTTTCATCATCATTCTTCAGGGCATATGTACTTTACTTTAAAAGATGAGAAAACACAGATAAGTGCAGTTATGTTTAAAGGTTATAATCATAAATTAGAGTTTGAGCCTGAAGATGGGATGGCAGTTATTGCTCAAGGGAAGGTAAGTATTTATCCTGCAAGAGGACAATACCAGATTTACATACATAATTTAGAGCCAGATGGAATAGGTAGTTTACATTTGGCCTTTGAGCAATTAAAGAAAAAGTTAGATCAAGAAGGATTATTTAAAGATGAATTTAAAAAGACAATTCCAAAGATACCTGCTAAAGTAGGGGTTATAACTTCACCAACAGGAGCAGCTATTAAGGATATTATCAGTGTAGTTAAAAGAAGATTTGCTAATATATCTTTACTGATTGCCCCTGCTGTAGTTCAAGGTGAAAAATCAGTAGCGAGTTTAGTTAAGGGCTTAGAACTTTTAAATAAGAGTGATGTGGATGTAATTATTATTGGACGTGGTGGAGGTTCAATTGAAGATTTATGGGCTTTTAATAAAGAAGAAGTGGCAAGGTCTATTTTTAAATCTAAAGTACCTGTGATTTCAGCGGTTGGACATGAGACAGATTTCACTATTTCTGATTTTGTAGCTGATTTAAGAGCCCCAACTCCTTCAGCAGCAGCAGAGCTAGTTGTATCTAATCGTGAAGAGATAGAAAGGTATGTGAAACGATTATATAGCAATTTAACAGTTGCTATAGAAAATAGATTAAATCGCTTAGGTGATAAGTTGAATAACTTAAAAGGGCGTAGAGCACTACAATTGCCTAAGGATCAAATTTTGGAATATACTCAAAAGCTAGATGAATTAACACTGAACCTTCAGGATAAATTTAAGAATAACTTGAGCAAGAAAAGAGAAAAATTAGAAAGTCTAGTAAGTAATTTGAATTCTTTATCACCATTAAATACTTTGGCTAGGGGTTATAGTTTGACTAGGAAAGCTGAAGGTGGTAGAGGTATCAATTCAATTTATCAAGTTAATAAAGATGATTTAGTTGAGATTTTATTAAAGGATGGTTATTTGTTATGTAATGTAGAGAAAATTTCCGAAAAATAAACTTTTAGAATATAGTTACTATCATAGTTGTTGCTGACTATGATTATTTTTTAGAGCATAAAGATATAATTAAAGATAAAATGCTTCGAATGTATTAAAAAGTAATAAGATAAACTATTATTTTTGATTTTTAATTGTTGAATAATATGAGTATAGTGTGACACTTTTAGGTGCTAGGAGTTAGGTTATAGGGGTTAGTAAGTTCTTCCTACCTCCTATTTTCTAACGCCAAACTCCGAAACTGTCGCTTTATCTTATATCTGTATATCCATTTGTTAAAGATATCGAATGCCATTAAGTTTTTAATTATCATACAAGCAAGAAATAAGTTTAAATAATTCTAAAACAAATAGAAAAGACTGTTTTGTTTATTTTATATAATTATTTTGAAAGGTGCATTGTATAATTAAATGCACGGATAGTTCAAAAAATAAAAAATGACACACATTAATACCTCATATATAATGTTAACTGACCAAAGCAAACATTGGAGGTATTAAATATGTGCCAAAATAATTATAACACAAAAAGTAGAAAAGGAAAACATTTAAAGTGGGAAGAGAGAAAGATAATAGAACATTTATATAATATACAAAACAAATCGAAGACAGCAATAGCAAGAGAGTTAGGGAGGCATAGGACGACAATAAGTCGAGAAATTGAAAGGGGAAAGCTTGTATTATTAAATTCAGATTACACTAAAAGAATAGAATACGATGCTGATATAGCTCAAAACTTATATGATAACAATGCGACTGCTAAAGGAGCTAAGATTAAAATAGGAAAAGATCATCAATTAGCTGAATTCATAGAAGAAAAAATAAAAGGAAATTATTCTCCAGAGGTAATTGCAGAGATGATTAAAGAGGATGATGGGTTTGAAATTAAAATACATTGGAAGACGATATATAATTATATAGATAAAGGCATTCTGTTTATAGATAGAGAAGATTTGGTTTATGGTAGATATAAAAAGACTAATAAATCTAAACAGAAAGAAAAAGAATCAACAAAAAGGAGAAAAGAGGGAAGAAAGATATCAGATAGGCCTAAGGAAGCTGATAAAAGGTCAGAAATAGGTCATTGGGAAATGGACTTAGTAGAGGGTAGGAAAGGTAAAGATGAGCCCTTTTTATTAGTTTTAACAGAGAGATATAGTCGCAAAGAAATAATAGAACTAATACCTAATAAGACTCAAGAATCTGTAATAAAAGGATTAGATCGCGTAGAAAGAAGAATAGGAGTTAGAAAATTTAGAGACTTATTTAAAACTATAACTACAGATAATGGTAAAGAATTCTATGATTATGAAGGGATAGAAACTTCCTTTACAGGAAGTGATATCTCAAGAACTAGTCAATATTATGCTGATGCTTATTGTTCTTGGCAAAGAGGTAGTAATGAGAATTTAAATAAAATGATTAGAAGGTTTTTACCAAAAGGAAGTAGCTTTAAGAATATTAGCAGAAATGAAGTTAAAAGAATTGAGCGATGGATAAATAATTATCCACGAAAAATGTTTGGGTTTAAGAATGCAAATTATATATTTGAAGAACAGTTAAAGGCAGCTTAAAATTTATGAGGTATTGAGTAATAAAAAACCGTGCATTTTATATTGCAATTTATATAATTATTTTGAAAAAAATAAATACTTGCTAAAATGACAAACATGTGTTATCATAGCTTTATAAAAGTGAATACGTTGTCGAAGGATTATTACAGGAGAAAAGTTTATGGCTTTGCCGACGGGGCAAATCTATAGTTGTCCGACTATAGATGAAACTCTCAGGTTAAATACTGTAATATGACGGCACTCTGGAGAGACTTATAAAAGAGCACCGAAGGAGTAACCTGAATAAATTTCAGGGTAATCTCTCAGGTAAAAGGACAGAGCAAAGGACAAATAGTAGTTGATTATTAGTTGCTAATTATTACTTCTTATCTAATGTTATGGAGCTAAGAACTCAATAGATCTATTTGTTTTTCTCCAGAGTCTAAACCTTAGGGTTTAGATTTTTTATTTTATAATTGAAATTTAAAGGGGAGGAAGAAGAATGGAAGCTTTATTGAATTTTTTTAGTGCAATGAGTAGTCTTGTCTGGGGACCACCAATGTTAATATTATTGTTGGGAACTGGAGTATATTTGACTATTAGGTTAAAAGGGATTACATTATCTAAAATTCCTTATGCTATAAGTTTGATCTTTAAAGAAGACAATGAGAGTGAAGGTGATGTATCAGCCTTTGAAGCATTGGCGACAGCACTTTCTTCTACGATAGGAACTGGTAATATAGCGGGTGTTGCTACTGCTATTGCTGTTGGTGGTCCAGGTGCTGCATTATGGATGTGGATTGCTGCCATAGTTGGTACAGCTACCAAGTTTGCTGAAGGTGTTCTAGCTGTAAAATATCGTGTTAAGAATGAAGATGGTGAAATGGCTGGGGGGCCAATGTACTATATTCAAGAAGGATTAGGAGAAAAGTGGAAGCCGTTATCAATCTTTTTTGCTGCTTGTGGTGTTATGGTTGCTTGGTTAGGAATTGGAGCTACAGTTCAAGCAAATTCAATGGCTGATGCTTTACAGGCTAACTTTGGAATTTCACCTATAGTTACAGGGGTAGTTATGGCTGCTTTAGTTGGAATGGTTGTTTTAGGTGGTATTAAAAGAATTGCTAAGGTTGCAAGTAAGATTGTTCCTTTAATGAGTGCTATTTATATTTTAGGAACTTTATATATTATACTTACTAATATTGTTGAATTACCAGCTGCTATTTCTTTAATTGTCAAATCTGCTTTTAGTGGTCAATCTGCTATTGGTGGTTTTGCTGGTGCAGGAGTGATGTTAGCTATAAGAAAAGGTATTTCAAGAGGTATCTTCTCTAATGAAGCTGGTCTAGGTAGTGCTCCAATTGCTCATGCTGCTGCTAAGACAAATAATCCAGTTCGTCAGGGGTTAATTGCTATGTTAGGAACATTCATTGATACAATTATCATTTGTAGCTTAACTACTTTGACAATTATTATGACTGGTGTTTGGAATAGTGGAGAGACTGGTGCTGCTTTAACAACTAAAGCTTTTAATGTAGGAATGCCTGGTCCTGGTGGTTTAGTAATTGGAATTGGAATCATATTCTTTGCCTTTTCTACAGCTTTAGGTTGGTGTTATTATGGTGAAAAATGTATTGAATATTTATTAGGGCATAAAGCTATTAAGCCTTACAAATTTATTTATATTTTATGTGTTCTATTAGGTGCTACTGTTAAATTAGAATTAATTTGGGCTATCTCTGATGTAGTAAATGGTCTAATGGCTTTACCTAACTTAGTTGCTTTATTAGGGTTATCGGGTATAGTTATTAGTTTAACTAAAGAATATTTTAATAACTTAACTACAAATGGAAAAGATCAAGCAGAGCATATAGCTTAACTAAATTCAAAGGTTGCCTTCGGGCAACCTTTTTGTTATTATAAAGTAAGATATTTGATTATGCTTAAGGTTATTAAGGAATATAGATTGATAATGCGACACTTTCGGAGTTAGGCGTTAGGACATGGGAGGTAGGAAGACCTTACTATCACCTATAACCTAACTCCTATCACCTAAAAATGTTTCAATACATCCATTAAGTTTTACTTTAAACTTGGATATATCACTTTCAAATAATGTAAATATAAATTATTATAAAATTAGTAATTTTAGGGATAATAAAATATACTTAACATCTAATTAAAAATAGTTATTTAAGTGGTAAGTTAAAGAGAGATGAAGGGAATAAAGATCGAATGTAGAAATATCTAAAGTGGATTAAGTATTAAGGAGTTGAGGCCTATGAGTCAGGAAATTAGCTTTGAAGAAGCATTAAAACAATTAGAAGATACTGTAGATAAATTAGAGCGAGGAGAACTATCTTTAGAAGATTCATTAACAGAGTTTGAAAAAGGAGTCAGGCTAACGAAATTTTGTTCAAATAAGTTAGATCAGGCTGAAGAAAGAATAGAAGTTATTAAAGAGGAGAATGGAGAAATAGGTGTAGAAAGTTATAATTATAGAGGTGAAGGAGAATAATGAATATTAAAGAATTTATTAATTGTAAGAGTAAAGTAATAAATAAAGAATTAGACAAGCATCTACCAGCTGAAGATATACACCCAATCCAATTAAATAAATCTATGAGATATAGTGTATTAGCAGGTGGAAAGAGGTTGAGGCCCATTTTGGCTTTAGAAGCGGCAAAATTAATAGGCGGAGAAGAGGAAGATATCTTAGCCGCAGCTTGTGCCCTTGAATTAATACATAATTATTCTTTGATCCATGATGATTTACCTGCTATGGATGATGATGATTTAAGACGAGGAAAGCCTACTAATCATAAAGTCTTTGGTGAAGCAATGGCTATATTGGCTGGTGATGCTTTATTAACTTATGCTTTTGAAATTATGACTAATATTGATAATGTATCAGTAGAACAAGTTTTGTTAGCGATAAAAGAGTTAGCTAAGGCTTCAGGATCTAAAGGTATGGTTGGAGGACAAGTTGCTGATATTTTAGCTGAAGGTCATCAAATAGATAGTAATGAATTAGATTATATACATAGGCACAAAACAGGAGCTTTATTAAAGGCATCTGTTAGAATTGGAGCTATCTTATCAGGGGCTAATGATGAGCAATTAAAGGCTTTGACTACTTATGCAGAAGAGATCGGTTTAGGTTTCCAAATTGTTGATGATATTTTAGATATTGAAGGAGATGCTAACAAGTTAGGAAAAGATGTAGGCAGTGATTTAGATAGGGATAAAGCTACTTTCCCAGCTATTTATGGTTTGGAAGAGTCTAAAAAGATGGCTTCTAAGACCTGTAAACGAGCAAAAGAAGCATTAAATATTTTTGGTGAAAAAGCAGAAGTCTTATTAAAGTTAGCAGATTATATTATACAACGAGACTATTAAGTAATAACTGACAATTGATAATATATAATATTCAGTGGGAAAAGAACTCCCCCATTCATGCTTCGCTACAATTAAAAATTTAAGTTCTTAAGATCTTAGTTTTAATCATAGATTGTCAATTGTACATTGTAAATTAGAAAAAGAGGGTGATATCTGATTATGGAAGAATTTTTGGCACAAATAGATTCACCAAAAGATTTAGAAAAAATATCAGCAGATAATCTATATAAGTTAGCTCAAGAGATTAGAGAAGAGATAATAGTGAATTTATCCAATACTGGTGGTCATTTAGCCTCTTCTTTGGGAGTGGTTGAATTAACAATAGCACTTCATTCAGTATTAAATAGTCCTAAAGATAAGATTTTGTGGGATGTAGGGCATCAAAGTTATGCTCATAAATTATTGACCGGAAGAAAAAATAAGTTTAACACATTAAGGCAGTTTAATGGTTTAAGTGGTTTTCCAAAACGTCAAGAAAGTATACATGATCATTTAGATGTGGGTCATAGTAGCACCTCAATTTCAGCTGCATTAGGTATGGCATGTGCTCGAGATATTAGGGGAGATGATGAAACTATTGTGGCTGTAATTGGTGATGGAGCTTTAACGGCAGGTATGGCTTTTGAAGCCTTAAATCATGCTGGTGATTTAGCTAAGGATTTAATAGTTATTTTAAATGATAATGAAATGTCTATATCAAAAAATGTAGGAGCTGTATCTAATTATTTAGATAAATTAAGGACTAATCCTAAAATACATAAGGCTAAAAAAGATGTAGGATATTTAATAAATTCTATACCTGCTTTTGGTGATCAATTGCTGAAGACGGCTAATAAAGTAAAAAACAGTTTAAAATATTTATTGGTTTCAGGACTTTTATTTGAAGAGTTTGGTTTTACTTATTTAGGACCAATCGATGGACATAATATTAAAGTATTACAAGAACATATAAAAGATGCTAAAAATATTGGTGGTCCAGTTTTGATACATACGGTGACAACTAAAGGAAAAGGTTATGCACCAGCTGAAAAAGAACCATCTAAATATCATGGTGTAGCACCATTTAATATAATGACAGGAGAGGCTAAAAGTAAAAGGACAAAAAAGACTTATACAGATATTTTTAGTCAAACATTAGTAGATCTAGCTAAAGAAGATGAGAGTGTTGTAGCAATTACTGCTGCTATGCCTTCAGGTACAGGATTAAATAAATTTGCTAATGAGTATCCTGATCGTTTTTATGATGTAGGTATTGCTGAGCAGCATGCATTAACTTTAGGTGCTGGTTTAGCTTTAAATGGTACTAAACCCTTTGTTACTTTATATTCTACTTTTTTACAACGCGGATATGACCAAATTCTTCATGATATCTGTATTCAAAACCTTCCAGTTAAATTAGCTATTGATCGTGCTGGATTAGTAGGAAGGGATGGAGAAACCCATCAAGGTGTATTTGATTATTCATTTTTACGCCACTTACCTAATATGACAGTAATGGCACCTAAGGATGAATCAGAATTACAAGTAATGGTTAGAACAGCTTTAAATCATGATGGGCCAATATCTTTTAGATATCCAAGAGGCGAAGTTGTAGGGGTAGAGTTAAGTGAGACTGATAATACTTTAGAAATTGCTAAGGCAGAAACTTTACGTCAAGGTAAGGATGGAGCTATTTTGGCTATTGGATCTATGGTACATCCAGCTTTGAAAATTGCATCTGACTTGGCTGAAGAAGGGATAGATTTAGAAGTAGTTAATATGCGTTTTGTAAAGCCTTTAGATAAGCAATTGATTAAAAATTTAGCTGATAGATTTAATCTTCTTTTTACAGTAGAAGAGAATGTCTTACAAGGAGGATTTGGTAGTGCTGTCGCTGAATTTTTAGTTGATCAAAACTTGAATGTTAAGTTAAAAAGAATTGCTTTGCCAGATGAGTTTATAGAGCATGGTTCTAGAGAAGAATTATTGGCTAAATACGGACTAGATATAGCAGGAATTAAAGCTAAGATTAGAGCAGTTATGCAGGAGGGGTAGAATGGCTAAAAAGGAACGATTAGATGTAATATTAACAGAACAAGGATTATTCAAGAGTCGTTCACAAGCTAAGAGGTCAATTATGGCAGGCTTAGTCTATGTTGATGATCAACAAGTAGATAAGGCTGGCACTAAGATAGATCCAGAAGCTAACATTAGAGTGAAAGGAGATTTGCACCCTTATGTTAGTAGAGGTGGTTTGAAGCTAGAAAAGGCAATAGATAGTTTTGAAATTGATCTTAAAGATAAATTAGTAATAGATATTGGGGCTTCAACTGGAGGTTTTACTGATTGTTCATTACAGAATGGAGCTCGTAAAGTATATGCAATTGATGTGGGCTATAATCAGTTAGCTTGGAAATTGCGTAGTGATGATCGAGTAGTTTGTATGGAAAAGACCAATGCTAGATATCTAAGTTTAGATGATATAGGAGAAGCTGGGGATATAGGTACTATAGATGTTGCATTCATATCTTTAACTAAGATATTACCTGCTTTAATAAATTTATTAAAATCTGATGGAGAGATTATTGCTTTGATAAAACCACAGTTTGAAGCAGGACCAGACAAGGTAGGGAATAATGGTGTAGTTAAAGATAAGACTGTGCATAAAGAGGTTATTAATAAAATTATGAATTTTGCATTAGAGATAGGATTAACTCCTCTTGGAATTGATTATTCACCGATTACAGGAGGTAAAGGTCATAATATTGAATATTTATCTTATTTTACTCTTGATCAAAGTAAGAAAGGTATTGTTGATTTAGATGAGAAGATTATTAATATTATTGATTCTGCTCATCAATCTTTATAGTTTTCTATGAATAATGATTTTTAATGAGTAGTTCTGGGGTGAATATATGGATAGAAATAAGGTTATTAAAAAAATAGGTTTAATTGCTAATATCAATAAAGCTCAAGCCTTTGAAGTTATGAATAAGGTTTGTGATTATTTGGATGGTCAGAATAAAAGTTATATTTTAGATGAAGCTAGTGCTTGTTTACTTGATAGAAAGGTTGAAAATAAAGCTTATGAAGTTTTAATTGATTTTGTAGATGTAGTAATTGTTTTTGGAGGAGATGGGACATTTCTAAAGGCAGCACGTACTTTTGCTAATAGTGACACCCCCATTTTAGGTATAAATCTAGGCCAATTAGGTTTTCTAACTGATATAGAAATTAATAGGTTGGAAGAAGGATTAAATAAGTTATTAGCTGGTCAGTATATTATTGAAGAAAGAATGATTTTAGAAGGAACTGTTATTAGAAAGGGTAAAGTGGTCAATAAGGTAATTGCTATTAATGACCTTGTGATTAACAAGGGTCCATTTTCTAGAATTATTAATTTGGAAAGTTATATTGATAATGAATATATTACTACATATCCAGGGGATGGATTGATAATAGCTTGTCCAACTGGTTCTACAGCCTATTCTTTATCAGCTGGTGGTCCAATTGTTAACCCTAAGATGAAATCTTTAATTATTACCCCAATATGTCCTCATACTTTGAATTCCCGTTCTATAGTAACTACAGAAGATGAGGAGATAATGGTTAAAGTAGATGCTGATCATAATGAAGTAATGTTAACTGTTGATGGACAAGATAGTTTTCCTATTTTGTCTAAAGATATTATAAAAATTAATAAGTCTGAATTAGTTGCAAAGATGATGAAATTAGAGGGCTATAATTTTTATAAAATTTTACATAATCGTCTACAATAATAAATTAAGGAGATAAATTAATGAAAAGTAAAAGACACATTAAAATCATGGAGTTAGTTGAGAATGAAGATATTCATACTCAAGATGAATTAACAACTAGGTTAGAAGAAGAGGGGATTGAAGTAACACAAGCTACTGTTTCTCGTGATATTAAGCAGTTAGGACTTATTAAGGTTCCTATAGAAGGAGGAGGTTATAAATACTATTTGCCGCCTCAACCTAAAGAGAAGGTTAATGTTACAAGTAGAATGAAACGTATGTTTGAAGATTCAGTAATAGATATAAATTTTAGTGAGAACTTGGTTGTAATCAATACATTACCAGGAACTGCACAAGCAATAGCCGCTTTATTAGATAATACCACTTGGGATAATGTAATTGGTACAATTGCTGGTGATGATACTATTTTAATGGTGGTTAAGCCTAAAAATGCGGTTGAGTCTGTAATTGATAAATTAGAGAATTTGACTGTGTAAGGAGGTAAAGTCAATGCTATCTGAGTTAGTAATTAGTAATTTTGCATTGATTAAGGATGTTAAGTTGGAGTTGAAGCCTGGTTTAAATATTCTAACAGGCGAAACAGGTGCAGGAAAATCTATTATTATTAAAGCTTTAGATATGTTGTTAGGAGGCAGAGCGTCAACTGACTATGTTAGATATGGTGAAGATAAAGCAATAATTGAAGGATGCTTTAATTTAAAAGATAATTTTCTTGCTAAAGAAAAAGTAGATGAATTAGGATTGGAACTATCAGATGACGAAAATATAATTTTAACCCGTGAGATCAGTGTTAATGGTAATAATAAATCCAGAATAAATGGACGCGTTGTAACCTTAGAGATGGTTAGAGGAATAACTCAATATTTAATTGATATTCATGGGCAGCATGAACATCAATCATTACTTAATGCTGAAGATCATCTTAGATTATTAGATGAATTTGGTGCTAAGGATTTAATGGAAGTTAAGGTTGGGTTAATCAATTTATATTCTAAGTTGCAAGAAAAAAAGAAGAAATTAGAGGAATTAAATTATGATGAGAGAGAAAGAGAAAGGCGAATCGATTTATTAGAGTTTCAGATTAACGAGATTGAAGAAGCAGAATTAAAGATGAATGAAGATGAAGAGTTGCTAGAAGAAAGAAAGAGGTTAAGTAATGCAGAGGAATTAAGTCAAACTATTGGTAAAGCTTATAGTCAATTATATCAAAGTGAATTTGAACAGAGTTCTATAATTGATCAGGTCAATCAATTATCTAAAGAGATTGATAGTTTGGTTAAATTAGATAATGAATTAGAGGAAGTTGCTGAAAATTTAAAAAGTATTAATTATGACTTAGAGGATGTTTCTTTTAAATTAAGAGATTATCATGATGAAATAGAGTTTAATCCTCAACGCTTAAATTTAATAGAAGAACGTTTAGATATTATTAGTAGGTTAAAGAGAAAGTATGGAGATACTATCTCTGAAATATTAGACTATCAAGATACTATTATTAAGGAATTA encodes:
- a CDS encoding sugar-binding transcriptional regulator, which translates into the protein MASYEPKLMAKVAELYYKNNMSQQEIADRIKISRVKVSRVLTAAKKEGIIEVKINYPKDNATRLERKFEELFGLKEAKIIVNQDASEEIYFNEVAKTAAKHVSDKVSDGDVLGVSWGRTLRRVTDYLEPTNKKVDIVQLIGNLGSNDVSANTIIHDLARAFGGEYNMLSAPAIVDNKTIRDAIISDRKIKEIYEMMNNITVGMVGIGGLSPVSTFIKSGYLLEEDMELLSEVGAVGDICARFFNINGERCNASFDNRVIGVGFEQLAKIPYLIAVVSGSQKAEAILGVMRSELIDVLITDEITALAVLELI
- a CDS encoding exodeoxyribonuclease VII small subunit — protein: MSQEISFEEALKQLEDTVDKLERGELSLEDSLTEFEKGVRLTKFCSNKLDQAEERIEVIKEENGEIGVESYNYRGEGE
- a CDS encoding IS30 family transposase yields the protein MCQNNYNTKSRKGKHLKWEERKIIEHLYNIQNKSKTAIARELGRHRTTISREIERGKLVLLNSDYTKRIEYDADIAQNLYDNNATAKGAKIKIGKDHQLAEFIEEKIKGNYSPEVIAEMIKEDDGFEIKIHWKTIYNYIDKGILFIDREDLVYGRYKKTNKSKQKEKESTKRRKEGRKISDRPKEADKRSEIGHWEMDLVEGRKGKDEPFLLVLTERYSRKEIIELIPNKTQESVIKGLDRVERRIGVRKFRDLFKTITTDNGKEFYDYEGIETSFTGSDISRTSQYYADAYCSWQRGSNENLNKMIRRFLPKGSSFKNISRNEVKRIERWINNYPRKMFGFKNANYIFEEQLKAA
- a CDS encoding polyprenyl synthetase family protein; its protein translation is MNIKEFINCKSKVINKELDKHLPAEDIHPIQLNKSMRYSVLAGGKRLRPILALEAAKLIGGEEEDILAAACALELIHNYSLIHDDLPAMDDDDLRRGKPTNHKVFGEAMAILAGDALLTYAFEIMTNIDNVSVEQVLLAIKELAKASGSKGMVGGQVADILAEGHQIDSNELDYIHRHKTGALLKASVRIGAILSGANDEQLKALTTYAEEIGLGFQIVDDILDIEGDANKLGKDVGSDLDRDKATFPAIYGLEESKKMASKTCKRAKEALNIFGEKAEVLLKLADYIIQRDY
- a CDS encoding alanine/glycine:cation symporter family protein, whose product is MEALLNFFSAMSSLVWGPPMLILLLGTGVYLTIRLKGITLSKIPYAISLIFKEDNESEGDVSAFEALATALSSTIGTGNIAGVATAIAVGGPGAALWMWIAAIVGTATKFAEGVLAVKYRVKNEDGEMAGGPMYYIQEGLGEKWKPLSIFFAACGVMVAWLGIGATVQANSMADALQANFGISPIVTGVVMAALVGMVVLGGIKRIAKVASKIVPLMSAIYILGTLYIILTNIVELPAAISLIVKSAFSGQSAIGGFAGAGVMLAIRKGISRGIFSNEAGLGSAPIAHAAAKTNNPVRQGLIAMLGTFIDTIIICSLTTLTIIMTGVWNSGETGAALTTKAFNVGMPGPGGLVIGIGIIFFAFSTALGWCYYGEKCIEYLLGHKAIKPYKFIYILCVLLGATVKLELIWAISDVVNGLMALPNLVALLGLSGIVISLTKEYFNNLTTNGKDQAEHIA
- the folD gene encoding bifunctional methylenetetrahydrofolate dehydrogenase/methenyltetrahydrofolate cyclohydrolase FolD encodes the protein MRVGEDKILIGRKVAKAVESDLSKEVERLKDVDIKPGLTVILVGDNPASEIYVSYKEKACRRVGINSTIINLPKNISESDLLTEVQKLNEDDQVDGILVQLPLPDHIDDEKVIATIRPDKDVDGFHPINVGKLMINNKGLPSCTPRGIMEILARYNIELEGKNAVVIGRSNIVGKPMATMLLHQNATVTICHSRTKNLAEHTKNADILVAAVGREKFVTADMVKEGAVVIDVGMHRTEEGLCGDVDFEGVKDKVSAITPVPGGVGPMTIAILLKNTLTACKERRG
- the xseA gene encoding exodeoxyribonuclease VII large subunit → MWEENNFLDRAWSVTQVTNYLKEVLETDPNLSKVTVKGEISNFHHHSSGHMYFTLKDEKTQISAVMFKGYNHKLEFEPEDGMAVIAQGKVSIYPARGQYQIYIHNLEPDGIGSLHLAFEQLKKKLDQEGLFKDEFKKTIPKIPAKVGVITSPTGAAIKDIISVVKRRFANISLLIAPAVVQGEKSVASLVKGLELLNKSDVDVIIIGRGGGSIEDLWAFNKEEVARSIFKSKVPVISAVGHETDFTISDFVADLRAPTPSAAAELVVSNREEIERYVKRLYSNLTVAIENRLNRLGDKLNNLKGRRALQLPKDQILEYTQKLDELTLNLQDKFKNNLSKKREKLESLVSNLNSLSPLNTLARGYSLTRKAEGGRGINSIYQVNKDDLVEILLKDGYLLCNVEKISEK